The Vibrio quintilis DNA window TGGTGTTTGTCCGCAATCCGGATTACTGGGATAAACACTCACCCGGTAATGTACAACGCATCGAAATTATTCCGGTAACTTCGGATGCAACCCGTCTGGCTGCCCTTTTAACCGGAGATGTGGATGTCATGACGCCCGTTGCATCGGTGGATGTGGCGAGGGTCAGGCAATTGCCGGAAATCAAATTAATCAGCTTACCCGGCACCAGGATTATCATGCTGCAACTGAATCAGCAGCGCCGGGCTGAGTTACGTGATATCCGGGTGCGCAAAGCGATTAGTCTGGCTATTAACCAGCGACTGATCGTGAAAAAGATTCTGCGCGGACTGGGGCAGCCAGCCGGGCAGCTCAGTGCTGCGCAGTTTGCCGGACATCTTGATGATTTGGTGCCAGAATATGATTTACAGCAGGCCCGGCAACTGATGAAACAGGCCGGGTATGCACAGGGATTTCGCCTGTCACTGATGGCACCGAATAACCGCTATATGAATGATGAGCAAATCGCTCAGGCTGTGGTTGCCATGCTGAAGAAAATTAATATTCAGGCTGATCTGAAAACACTGCCTAAAGCACAGTATTTTCAGCTCTACGATCAGCAGGCTGCCGATATCATGATGGTCGGCTGGCAGTCAGATACGCTGGATGCAAATAATATTTACGAATTTATGGTGGCCTGCCGGAACGGGCGCACGGGTTTGGGCACCTATAATGTTTCTGGTTACTGTAACCCGGAGGCAGACAGACAGATTCAGGCGGCGGGGAAAGAAATGGATCGCGAAAAACGGACGCTGATTCTGCAAAGTATTGAACAGATGGTAGAAAAAGATGTACCGGTGGTGCCTTTGCACTGGCAGCGAATTTTATGGGCGGTCAGAAAAGGTGTCAAACTTGAGGAGGTGCTGAATGTTCAGAACTATCCTTATCTGGGGGATTTAGTGGTTGACCCTCAGGGTCACTCCGGTCAGGTATCAGGTGGTGTAACGAAATAATGCTGAGATTTATTTTCAGACGGCTGATTCAGGCTTGTGGTGTGTTATTAACGATTACGCTTGTCAGCTTTCTTGTTCAGGGGCAACTGGGCGATCCTGTCCGGCAGATGCTCGGCAATAATGTCAGCCTTGAAACACGGGCTGAATTAAAAGCGGAGCTGGGACTTGACCAGCCTCTGTTCACACAATACCGGCATTTTTTATCCAGAGCAGTTCAGGGTGATCTGGGGACTTCATATTATTATAAAGAACCGACGCTTAACGTTATTTTCAGTAAGTTACCGGCGACGGTAGAATTATCTGTCTGCGCTTTAATTCTGGTCGCTTTGATTGCGACGCCATTCGGTGTCATCGCGGCCATTCGCCCGCGTCATCCCTTTGCCCGGATGATTATGTTTTTCAGTACGCTGGGTCTATCCATTCCGATATTTATCTTCGGTATTGTGCTGGTGTGGTTTTTTTCCGTTGAACTACGCTGGTTACCCAGTTTTGGCCGCGGGGATACAGTAGAGCTGTTCGGGTTCTGGCAATCCGGCATGATGACGACGGATGGGCTGAAGCATCTGATCTTACCGGCAGTTTCGATTGCTTTTGTTCTGATCCCCATGTTCATCCGGCTGATTTGTGCAGAAATGATTGATGTGCTGCACAGTGACTATATCCGCTTTGCCCGCTCGAAGGGGCTTTCTTCTGTCCGGATTTATTTTATTCACGCACTGAAAAACACGATGCTGCCTGTGATTACCATTGGCGGGATTCAGACAGGGACACTGGTTGCGTATACTATTGTAACGGAGACTATTTTCCAGTGGCCGGGCATGGGCCGCTTGTTCATGGAGGCGATTACCCGGGTCGATACGCCATTGATTGCGGCTTATCTGGTGGTTGTCGGGTGTGGTTTTGTCCTGCTCAATACCCTCGTTGATTTAATTTATGGCTTGGTGAATCCACGGGTTCGCATTCCGGGCTATGGAGTCTGATGATGATTGACTTTCACCCCACAGGTCAAAGACGGTTTCAGCATCTGCTGATCGCATTGCGCGGCGATAAGCTGACATTGTTGGCGCTGGCAATTTTTATCTTCTATACGCTGATTGCGTTGCTGGCACCTTTACTGGCGCCTTACGATACCGCCGGCAATGACTTTATGGATTTGATGAATGCAGAAATCCCGCCTTACTGGGTGAGCGGGGATGCCCGTTTCTGGCTGGGAACGGACACGCAGGGGCGGGATCTGATTACTGTGATTTTGTATGGGACCCGGCTTTCCCTGACAATTGGTGTTTGTGCCGTCCTGATACAGATGATCGCTGGTATTACGATTGGACTGATTTCCGGTTATATCGGTGGCAGGCTGGATAGTTTTTTGATGCGTTGTGCGGATATTCAGTTGTCATTTTCAACCATGATGGTCGCGATTATTGTGCTGGCCTTGTTCCAGGCTGCGTTTGGCAGTGCGGCTTATCAGCAGCTGGCCATGCTGATGCTGATTTTAGTGATTGGTCTTGCTGAATGGCCGGTCTTTGCCCGGACGGTCCGGGCAAGCGTCTTAGCGGAGAAAGAGAAAGAATATGTTGATGCGGCCAGAGTGCTTGGTGTCAGCCAGATCCGGATTATGTTCCGGCACATTCTGCCGAACAGTTTGTCTTCGGTGCTGGTGATTCTGACAATTCAGATTGCGAATGCGATTGTTGCTGAAGCTGCGTTGTCCTTTCTCGGCTTAGGAATGCCGCCGACTCAGCCGTCATTAGGTGCGCTGATCTCCTCCGGAGTGAGTTATCTGTTTGCCGGTGCCTGGTGGATATGCTTTTTCCCCAGTATTGCACTGATTGTGTTGATCTTTGTAATGAATTTGCTGGGTGACTGGTTCAGGATTCATATGAATCCCCGGCTGGAGAGGTATTAATTGATGAGTCTGCTGAGTGTCGGTCATCTGTCGGTCAGGTTCAAACAACACCATCAGGATTTGACGGCGCTATTCGATATTTCATTTTCTATTCAGCCCGGGGAACGGGTTGCTGTGGTGGGTGAATCCGGGGCCGGAAAATCAGTGCTTGGCTATGCGATTGCTAATTTATTGCCGGAACAGGGATACATTGCCTGTGGTTCTGTTCGCTTTGGAGATCAGGAACTGAGGTCTTTGTCCCGCAGAGAGTGGCGGAAGATCCGCGGACACCGGATTGCGATGATTTTTCAGGATATGATGATGTCGCTTAATCCGGTGCTGACCATTGGTGATCAGATGGTCGAAGCCATTCGGAGCCATAGCAAAATTTCGTTTCATCAGGCACGGCAGCAAGCGATTGATACTTTACATCAGGTCCGGATCCGGACTCCGGAGCAGTGTTTTTATCAGTATCCGCACCAGTTATCCGGCGGGATGCGCCAGCGGGTGATTATTGCGATTGTCTTATTATTAAAGCCTGAGTTGATTATTGCCGACGAACCGACAACGGCGCTGGACGTGACTTTGCAGGCAGAGATACTGCATTTGCTGAAGGAAATTTGTGAACAGCATCAGGTCGCTCTGCTGTTTATCAGCCATGATTTCGGTGTGATCTCCCGGATCTGTGAACGTACGCTGGTGATGTATGCCGGGAAAATTGTGGAGCAGGGGCCGACGCTGGGAATTATTAATGATCCGCAGCACCCATATACACAGGGGCTGATAAACGCGTTGCCGCAAATGGCGTTGCCTGGTCAGCCATTGAATCAGATCAGCGGCAACATGCCATCGCTAACGGCCCGGCCATCGGGGTGTGCGTTTCATCCCCGTTGTCCTTATGCGTTGCCTGAATGCCGGTATTTAACGCCTGATTTTTTCTATACCGGGGTTTCGGCGACCGCATGTTTTGTGGTTGAGCGAATACAGACCGTTAATGCTGATAGTGAGGTTGATCATGGCACCGATATCTGATGAGCTGATTCGGATCAACCAACTGGAGAAGCTATTCCTGCTGCGTCAGGGATGGGGTGAAGTCTTCAGAGCAAAACGAACCGGATTCTCACGGGATATTTTAGTGCATGCACTGAATGGGGTCTCTTTTTCTGTGTTTGCCGGGGAGCGCTTGTGTGTGGTTGGAGAGTCCGGTTGTGGAAAGTCAACTCTGGCCCGGACAATTATCGGGCTCTTATCAGCAACGGCCGGAGAGATTTATTATCGTGATGCCCGGATTGATCACTTAAATGATCGTCAGCGGATGAAATACCGTAAGAAGATGCAGATGATTTTTCAAAATCCGTATGCGTCGCTGAATCCGAAAATGACGGTATATCAAATGCTTCAGGAAGCCTTGTCCATTCATCTGCCGCACCTGAACCCAGATGATCAGGATGAAAGAATACGCGACCTGCTGGATTCTGTCGGGCTGGGACCGGATGCGGAGAACCGTTATCCTCATGAATTTTCCGGTGGTCAGCATCAGCGTATTTCTCTGGCACGGGCTTTGTCTGTTGAGCCTGAACTGATCATTGCCGATGAACCTCTTTCTGCGCTGGATGTGTCTGTACAGGCGCAGGTACTGAACCTGATGATCGAAAAACAGCAAACCCATCAGCTGACTTATTTATTCATTACCCATGATTTAGCCGTGGTTGAACATTTTGCGACGCGGGTGGTGGTGATGTACCTGGGCCGGGTTTGTGAAATCGCCGATCGGGCGACTTTATTTACAACGCCCAAACACCCTTATACCAAAGCGTTGCTTTCTTCTATTCCCCGCCTTGATAATTTGCAGCTTCAGCCAACGCTGTTAAAAGGTGAAGTGCCTACCACGTTTGATATTCCGGAAGGATGCATTTTCTGCCAGCGATGTCCGATTGCTAACCAGCGTTGCTATGAAGAAATCCCGGTCATGCAGATTCAGCCGGATGGCAGTGAAGTTGCCTGTCATGCTGTCGGAGAGGGGCGAAGCTGATGGAAATACGCTGGTTAGAAGATTTTATCGCTTTAGCCCGGACCAGGCACTTTTCACGGGCTGCGGATGAACAGAATGTTACCCAGCCAACGTTCAGCAGGCGGATTAAGCTGCTGGAAGAAGAGATGAAAGTGACGCTGGTGGACCGCAATACACTACCGTTGTCACTGACACCGGAAGGTGAAATCTTTCTTGTGTGTGCAGAAACAATTACCCGCCAGTTACGGGAGACGAAAATCCGTTGTCTTGA harbors:
- a CDS encoding ABC transporter permease, yielding MLRFIFRRLIQACGVLLTITLVSFLVQGQLGDPVRQMLGNNVSLETRAELKAELGLDQPLFTQYRHFLSRAVQGDLGTSYYYKEPTLNVIFSKLPATVELSVCALILVALIATPFGVIAAIRPRHPFARMIMFFSTLGLSIPIFIFGIVLVWFFSVELRWLPSFGRGDTVELFGFWQSGMMTTDGLKHLILPAVSIAFVLIPMFIRLICAEMIDVLHSDYIRFARSKGLSSVRIYFIHALKNTMLPVITIGGIQTGTLVAYTIVTETIFQWPGMGRLFMEAITRVDTPLIAAYLVVVGCGFVLLNTLVDLIYGLVNPRVRIPGYGV
- a CDS encoding ABC transporter substrate-binding protein, which produces MRRWIAVSICILFSLSGICGQITPDPGAGGVQLKIAMDAELVSLDPHEQLSESALQYSHMVFDPLVRWRQDGSFEPRLATSWQWLNATTLRVFLRHGVFFHTGHPFRADDVAFTIRRLQQSTDFKALFRDISAVTVTDPYTIDIHTLHPSPLLLHVLTYVFTIDKRFYQGKDEIVKFGRSFASVHASGTGPYQLVERVRGEKMVFVRNPDYWDKHSPGNVQRIEIIPVTSDATRLAALLTGDVDVMTPVASVDVARVRQLPEIKLISLPGTRIIMLQLNQQRRAELRDIRVRKAISLAINQRLIVKKILRGLGQPAGQLSAAQFAGHLDDLVPEYDLQQARQLMKQAGYAQGFRLSLMAPNNRYMNDEQIAQAVVAMLKKINIQADLKTLPKAQYFQLYDQQAADIMMVGWQSDTLDANNIYEFMVACRNGRTGLGTYNVSGYCNPEADRQIQAAGKEMDREKRTLILQSIEQMVEKDVPVVPLHWQRILWAVRKGVKLEEVLNVQNYPYLGDLVVDPQGHSGQVSGGVTK
- a CDS encoding ABC transporter ATP-binding protein, whose amino-acid sequence is MSLLSVGHLSVRFKQHHQDLTALFDISFSIQPGERVAVVGESGAGKSVLGYAIANLLPEQGYIACGSVRFGDQELRSLSRREWRKIRGHRIAMIFQDMMMSLNPVLTIGDQMVEAIRSHSKISFHQARQQAIDTLHQVRIRTPEQCFYQYPHQLSGGMRQRVIIAIVLLLKPELIIADEPTTALDVTLQAEILHLLKEICEQHQVALLFISHDFGVISRICERTLVMYAGKIVEQGPTLGIINDPQHPYTQGLINALPQMALPGQPLNQISGNMPSLTARPSGCAFHPRCPYALPECRYLTPDFFYTGVSATACFVVERIQTVNADSEVDHGTDI
- a CDS encoding ABC transporter ATP-binding protein, whose amino-acid sequence is MAPISDELIRINQLEKLFLLRQGWGEVFRAKRTGFSRDILVHALNGVSFSVFAGERLCVVGESGCGKSTLARTIIGLLSATAGEIYYRDARIDHLNDRQRMKYRKKMQMIFQNPYASLNPKMTVYQMLQEALSIHLPHLNPDDQDERIRDLLDSVGLGPDAENRYPHEFSGGQHQRISLARALSVEPELIIADEPLSALDVSVQAQVLNLMIEKQQTHQLTYLFITHDLAVVEHFATRVVVMYLGRVCEIADRATLFTTPKHPYTKALLSSIPRLDNLQLQPTLLKGEVPTTFDIPEGCIFCQRCPIANQRCYEEIPVMQIQPDGSEVACHAVGEGRS
- a CDS encoding ABC transporter permease; translated protein: MMIDFHPTGQRRFQHLLIALRGDKLTLLALAIFIFYTLIALLAPLLAPYDTAGNDFMDLMNAEIPPYWVSGDARFWLGTDTQGRDLITVILYGTRLSLTIGVCAVLIQMIAGITIGLISGYIGGRLDSFLMRCADIQLSFSTMMVAIIVLALFQAAFGSAAYQQLAMLMLILVIGLAEWPVFARTVRASVLAEKEKEYVDAARVLGVSQIRIMFRHILPNSLSSVLVILTIQIANAIVAEAALSFLGLGMPPTQPSLGALISSGVSYLFAGAWWICFFPSIALIVLIFVMNLLGDWFRIHMNPRLERY